The genomic stretch TCTCCCTTCcttattgaaatcctaaaagcCTACCTACATTTCCTTATTATTTGTCACCGAATAACCTATTGAAACAACCCAAAAATCCTGATCGCATTGTCCAGAGTTTCCAGCAAGCAGATTCCTGATTCCCAGCCTCTTTCAACAACCAACATTCAATCTTTCCAAACCCTAATTCCATATACAAACCCTAAAAGTCTTTTCCTCTCCATAACAAACTACAAGATCATAATTTTTCCTATCCTAGCGTCCATGACAAGCACATGCAGACAGACCCTAATATGTCCCATGTCAAGGGAAGTTATGAGGACACGGAGAGCAAATAAACTGCCAAGAAAGCAAGATAAAGCAGtaacctaccaaaaaaaaattaaaaaatgaaaagtaaatagGTAATCTAGattccaggaaaaaaaaaagtgaacaaGTTTACTATTAAGAGTAAGCACACATACCCACTACTGGAGGACACAATAAGAGATGATGATGTCTGCGCACCAGTAGTGCTCAAACTGGGAGTTGTTGCAGCTGCAGAAGTTGAAGAGACACctacaaaatcaatttgaacaATCAAAGGATATTTGAACATCAAACAGAAGGTACTGCTGCTTGATCTAGGCACTTCAGCATTTAAACAAGTTGTTAATGGAAGAGGATATCACAAGTTAATAGCTTAAGAATCTATGACACAATATAACGCGATACGCAGATGCATATAAATTAGAAAGGTGATGAGCCATACAGTCCCACCAGCATAAACAAAGATAATGCAGTTAACACAAACATCATAACCACCTCCTACAGCTGAAAAACAATAACATCTGAAACACAATTAAAAATGCCAAACTCACCAAAAGTAGGCGCAGCAGTAGTCGAATGTGATTGCAAGGACGAAGCAGGCGTCGACGGTTTGCTAAACGCAAAGCCCGTAAAAGCTCCTACATTGCCCGAAGAAAAGGCGGAGctggctgctgctgctgctgttgaaGCACTAGTTGCAGCCGAAGAACTCACACCAAATGCGGGCAAAGAAAATGAAGCTTGTGTAGCAGCGGTAGTAGTACTACTAGTAGTAGTAGCAGCTGGAGTGGAAGCAGTCGTGGTGGTGACCGTCGAGAACAACGGAGCCGTAGATGTTCCAAAGGACAGAGAAGAACCCTTTGTTGCAGGTGTGGTGGAAACAGCAGCGGCGGCCGAAGAGGCTGTGTACCCAAATGAAGGCTGAGAAGCTGAGGAAGAGGGTGGGACGAATGAGAAGGCAGAAGAGGTTGTCGTAGTCGTTGTTGTAGTTGAAGAGGAAGATACAGCAGCGGAGGGTGTCGTGGGTTTTGAAAAAGCTGAAGAATTTGAGAATGAAATCCCAGCGGTAGCAGAGAAAGGCGAGGTTGTGGTTGAACTTGGAGCTGAGCTTGAAGCGAATGGGAATGCAGGAGTGGTTGAAgcagaagacaaagaagaagaagaagaagagggaaagaCGGTGGTCGAAGTTGAAAATGGAGAAGCGGATGATGAAGCTCCGAATGGGGATAAACCTGTATTCGCTGATGAGGCTGTTGTTCCAAACAGGGTGGAACCAAAACCAGAAGTCGCCGCAGCGGACGACGTCGTTCCGAACAGAGAGGAACCTGAGGTTGGTAGCGCGGAGGACGACGTCGTTCCGAATAGAGTTGAACCAGAAGTTGGAGCCGCGGAGGACGACGTCGCTCCGAACAGAGAAGAACCAGAAGTTGGCGCCGCAACAGACGACGTCGTTCCAAACAGAGGCGAACCAGAAGTTGGCGCCGCAACGGACGACGTCGTTACGAATAGAGGTGAACCAGAAGTTGGAGCCGCGGAGGACGACGTCGTTCCGAACAGAGGCGAACCAGAAGTTGGCGTCGCAGAGGACGGCGTCGTTCCGAACAGAGGTGAACCAGAGGTTGGTGCCACGGAGGACGACGTCGTTCCGAACAGGAGGGAACTAGACTTGGGAGCGGAGGACGACGTCGTTCCGAACAAGGACGAACCGGAACCTGCCGCGGCGGAGACCGAAGTAGTAGCAGATGAGGCGGTCCCGAACAAGGAAAACCCTGAATTAGCTGAACCGAATGGGGACGAACCTGAGGTGGGCGCGGCTGATGAGATTGTCCCAAACGGGGAGGGAGCGGAAGTTGCAGAGGACGAAGACGGTGCAGTTCCGAACAAGGAGGCAGCGGGGGTCGAAGCGGAATTGAAGGGGAAGGAGAAGGAAGGAgctggagaagaagaggaagtggAAGTGGAGGATCCGAACCCGAATGGGGAAGAAGAGGTGGCGGTGGCGGATCCGAATGGGGGAGCGGAGGATCCGAATGATAATCCGGAGGAGGGCGGGTTCGAGAGGGAGAATGCGGGCGTGGatagtgaagaagaagaagccgaTGAAGATCCAAATGAGAAGCCCGACATGGTTTCTCTCGCCTCTGGTGGTTGCGTGCGAGAGATTGCGGGGTTTTGAAATTGAGGGTTTTGGGGGGTAAAGCTGTCTCTAAGCcggccttcttcttcttctttctttttctctcctctttctttgttttttttttttttcctttttcaaaatgACTCTTTCCTTTAAACGACCAGCCTTCTGTCGTTTGCTCCACTAAACGCTGTctataatttttggaaaaatttcacttattcCTAAGCATAGACACTTCTACAATCATACAAGGTTTAAACATTTTAATGTCAATATCCTAacaattttctctttcaattttacCTCTCCATTACCCACATAACCAgtactaaataaattagatttttttcacaattaaaaaacaaaaccctaaggTTAAAATTCATATGCAATCCGtataaattaagatttttttttttttttttttgcattttaattCATATACAAGTTAACCAGTTGTAT from Corylus avellana chromosome ca1, CavTom2PMs-1.0 encodes the following:
- the LOC132177611 gene encoding nuclear pore complex protein NUP62, producing the protein MSGFSFGSSSASSSSLSTPAFSLSNPPSSGLSFGSSAPPFGSATATSSSPFGFGSSTSTSSSSPAPSFSFPFNSASTPAASLFGTAPSSSSATSAPSPFGTISSAAPTSGSSPFGSANSGFSLFGTASSATTSVSAAAGSGSSLFGTTSSSAPKSSSLLFGTTSSSVAPTSGSPLFGTTPSSATPTSGSPLFGTTSSSAAPTSGSPLFVTTSSVAAPTSGSPLFGTTSSVAAPTSGSSLFGATSSSAAPTSGSTLFGTTSSSALPTSGSSLFGTTSSAAATSGFGSTLFGTTASSANTGLSPFGASSSASPFSTSTTVFPSSSSSSLSSASTTPAFPFASSSAPSSTTTSPFSATAGISFSNSSAFSKPTTPSAAVSSSSTTTTTTTTSSAFSFVPPSSSASQPSFGYTASSAAAAVSTTPATKGSSLSFGTSTAPLFSTVTTTTASTPAATTTSSTTTAATQASFSLPAFGVSSSAATSASTAAAAASSAFSSGNVGAFTGFAFSKPSTPASSLQSHSTTAAPTFGVSSTSAAATTPSLSTTGAQTSSSLIVSSSSGTTSSVSTTVSTAPKLPSEITGKTVEEIIKEWNSELQERTGKFRKQANAIAEWDRRILQNRDVLLRLEIEVAKVVETQTNLERQLELIETHQQEVDMALQSMEEEAERIYKDERGLLLDDEAASTRDAMYEQSEFIERELEQMTEQIKSIIQTLNSNQGGELDAIDGMTPLDVVVRILNNQLSSLMWIDEKAGEFSSRIQKLASQGSTADRELMGPKLWRS